In a genomic window of Rhododendron vialii isolate Sample 1 chromosome 12a, ASM3025357v1:
- the LOC131311944 gene encoding CBBY-like protein: MASSTVICPSTTPSSSTSHSKNYYSACILRSHVRTLSFSSARIFTNRASRTTMPGSKSYRSGFTKCLSASSPPPPSLSLPSALLFDCDGVLVDTEKDGHRISFNDTFAEKELGVTWDVDLYGELLKIGGGKERMTAYFNKTGWPEKAPKGEEERKQFIASLHKRKTELFMALIEKKLLPLRPGVAKLIDQALAKGVKVAVCSTSNEKAVSAIVSCLLGPDRAEKITIFAGDVVPRKKPDPAIYVLAATTLGVEPSSCVVVEDSAIGLAAAKAAGMKCIVTKSGYTAEEDFVNADAVFDCIGDPPEERFDLAFCGSLLEKQYVS; this comes from the exons atggcgtCGAGTACAGTAATCTGCCCTTCAACAACACCTTCATCATCAACCTCTCACTCAAAGAACTACTACTCTGCGTGTATCCTCAGAAGCCATGTGAGGACCTTATCTTTTTCTTCTGCTAGAATATTCACAAACAGGGCATCAAGAACGACGATGCCCGGAAGCAAGAGCTATAGAAGTGGATTTACGAAATGCTTGTCggcttcttctcctcctcctccttccctTAGTCTTCCTTCTGCTCTCCTATTCGACTGCGATGGCGTGCTCGTGGATACGGAGAAGGACGGCCATCGGATTTCATTCAACGACACTTTTGCTGAG AAGGAATTGGGTGTTACCTGGGATGTGGATTTGTACGGGGAGTTGCTGAAAATTGggggaggaaaagaaag GATGACAGCCTACTTTAACAAGACTGGTTGGCCAGAGAAAGCTCCGAAGGGCGAAGAGGAAAGAAAGCAATTTATCGCTTCCCTTCACAAGCGAAAGACGGAGTTGTTCATGGCCCTTATTGAGAAAAAGCTGTTGCCTCTCCGACCAGGTGTTGCCAA GTTGATCGACCAGGCTTTGGCAAAAGGAGTTAAAGTTGCTGTGTGCAGCACCTCCAATGAGAAGGCG GTCTCTGCAATAGTTTCGTGCTTACTTGGGCCTGACCGAGCAGAAAAGATCACGATATTTGCAGGAGACGTGGTTCCTCGCAAAAAGCCTGATCCG GCAATTTATGTACTGGCAGCTACCACCCTGGGTGTTGAACCCTCAAG TTGTGTAGTGGTAGAAGACAGTGCCATTGGTCTTGCAGCAGCCAAAGCTGCTGGAATGAAATGTATTGTCACAAAGAGTGG GTACACCGCTGAGGAGGATTTTGTAAATGCAGATGCAGTTTTTGATTGTATCGGAGATCCTCCCGAGGAACGGTTTGACCTGGCATTTTGTGGAAGCCTTCTTGAGAAGCAGTACGTTAGCTAG